A window of Microbacterium lushaniae genomic DNA:
CAGCCCCCGCGCGATCTCGACGACGTCGTTGTCGTAGAAGTACAGCCCCGGAACGGCATAGTTGGACTTCGGCTGCGCGGGCTTCTCCTCCAGCGAGATCGCCCGGCCGTCCTGATCGAACTCCACGACGCCGTACGCGGAGGGCTCGGCCACCCAGTACGCGAAGACCGCACCCCCCTCGACGTCGGTGTAGCGCGCCAGCTGAGTGCCCAGACCCGGCCCGTACAGCAGGTTGTCGCCCAGGACGAGGGCGACCTTGTCGTCCCCGATGAAGTCCGCGCCGATCGTGAACGCCTGCGCGAGGCCGTCCGGCGACGGCTGCTGCGCGAAGCTGAGGTTCACACCGAACTGCGACCCGTCGCCCAACAGGCGCTCGAAGAACGGTGCATCATGCGGAGTCGTGATCACGAGGATGTCGCGGATGCCGGCGAGCATCAGGGTCGACAGCGGGTAGTACACCATCGGCTTGTCGTACACCGGGATCAGCTGCTTCGAAACGCCCAGCGTGATCGGATGCAACCGAGTACCCGAACCGCCCGCAAGAATGATGCCCTTCACCGCATCATCGTCTCACGCAGGGGGAGGGCACCAGTAACCGACCTCGGTGAGGCGATCGTCCCGCATCTGGAACGAGGTGATGCTGGAAAGGGCGCACCGCCGGCGACGGGGGTCGTGCGCGAGACGTCGTCCCGTGGCCACGCGGTGGGTGATCCAGATCGGCAATTGATGCGAGACCATCACGACGTCGCCTTCCCCCAGAACGGCGAACGCGTTCTGCAGCTCGCCCCCCATCCGCCGGGCGACATCGGCGAACGGCTCACCCCAGGAAGGCCGGAACGGATTGACCAGGTATCGCCACGCCGAGGGGTGGGTCAAGATCTTCAGGCTCACGTCGTATGCCTTGCCTTCGAGCAGGCTGGCGGCCTCGAGCAGGCCCACCCGCTCTTCGGGCGACACGCCGAACGCCTGGGCGACCGGCTCCGCAGACTGCTTCGCCCGCACCAGGGGAGAGGTGAACAGTGCCGCGACCGGCCGACCCCGGCCGGCCAGCTCGTCGGCGGCGAGGGCCGCGAGGCGCCGGCCCCGATCGGTCAGCGGGAATCCGTCCAGCCGCCCGTACACGACGCCCCCGGGGTTGTCCACTTCGCCGTGCCGGACGAGATGAACCTGCCGGTCGGACGCGCGGGTAGTCATCGCGTAGACGATACAGGGATGGGCGCATCCTGGACGCTACGCTGAGGCACACCGACCTTGCAGGAGCAGCCATTTCCGATCCCGATCTCCTCGCGGACGAGCCCTCCGGACGCGTGACCTCTGTCATGGCTGGCGTCGCGCGGACGGCGAGGCCGCGGCAGTGGCTGAAGAATCTGCTCGTACTCGCCGCGCCTCTGGCCGCGGGCGTCCTCGTGGACGGCGACACGCTGTGGCGCATCGCGATCGCCTTCGTGGCGTTCTGCCTGGCTGCTTCCGGCGTCTACCTCCTCAACGACGCCCTGGATGCGGATGCCGATCGCCAGCATCCCATCAAGCGGACGCGCCCGATCGCCGCCGGTGTCGTCCCGGTGCCCCTCGCGTATGCCCTGGGGATCGCCCTCATGGTCCTCGGCGTCGCCGTAGGGCTGCTCGTGGGCTGGCCGCTGGCGCTCGTGGTGGGCGTGTACCTGGTGCTGCAGGTCGCCTACTGCGTGTGGCTCAAGCATGTCGCCGTGATCGACATCGTGATCGTCTCCTCCGGGTTCCTGCTGCGCGCCATCGCCGGCGGCGTCGCGGTGGGCGTGCCGCTGTCGCACTGGTTCCTGCTCGTCGCCGCATTCGGCTCGATGCTCATGGTGGGCGGCAAGAGGTACGCTGAGCTCGTCGGCGCGCATGACGGGGCGAGGTCGCGGCGGTCGCTGAAGCAGTACACCGACACCTACCTGCGATTCGTCTGGCAGTCCGCGGCGACGATCGTGATCCTGGTCTACGGCATGTGGGCGGTCACCGGCGGGCAGTACGGAACGAACACGCTGCTCGCCTATACGCTCGTCCCGTTCGTCATCGCGATCCTCCGCTACTGCCAGCACATCGATGCCGGTGACGCGGAGGCGCCCGAGGACATCGCCCTGCACGACCGCCTGCTCCAGGTGCTGGCGCTGGTTTGGGTGCTGACGCTTGTGGCGGTGCTCTACCTACCGCTGGGCTGAGGCGTCAGCGGGGCGGATCGGCCTGGTCGATGAGTGCGAGATCGTGTGCCACCATCCGCTGGACCAGGCCGTCGAAGTCCACCGTCGGACTCCAGCCCAGACGCGAACGGATGCGGGACGCGTCCCCGACCATCTCGGCGACGTCGGCGGGCCGGACGAAGCGCGGGTCGGAGACGATCAGCCCGTCCGTCGCGGCGACTCCGGCCGCATGCAGCGCCGCTTCGGCGAACTCCGCGACCGTGTGCGAGCGACCCGACGCGACGATGAAGTCGTCCGGCTCCTCCGCATCCGCGATGGCCAGGAGGGCGTCGACATAGTCCGGTGCCCACCCCCAATCGCGGCGTGCGTCCAGCGCGCCGAGGGTGAGGTGGTCCTGCAGGCCGC
This region includes:
- the rfbA gene encoding glucose-1-phosphate thymidylyltransferase RfbA codes for the protein MKGIILAGGSGTRLHPITLGVSKQLIPVYDKPMVYYPLSTLMLAGIRDILVITTPHDAPFFERLLGDGSQFGVNLSFAQQPSPDGLAQAFTIGADFIGDDKVALVLGDNLLYGPGLGTQLARYTDVEGGAVFAYWVAEPSAYGVVEFDQDGRAISLEEKPAQPKSNYAVPGLYFYDNDVVEIARGLAPSARGEYEITDVNRTYLEAGRLQVEVLPRGTAWLDTGTFDQMTDAADYVRTMERRTGMRIGVPEEVAWRQGFLADDQLRERGQKLVKSGYGTYLLEILERGR
- a CDS encoding histidine phosphatase family protein gives rise to the protein MTTRASDRQVHLVRHGEVDNPGGVVYGRLDGFPLTDRGRRLAALAADELAGRGRPVAALFTSPLVRAKQSAEPVAQAFGVSPEERVGLLEAASLLEGKAYDVSLKILTHPSAWRYLVNPFRPSWGEPFADVARRMGGELQNAFAVLGEGDVVMVSHQLPIWITHRVATGRRLAHDPRRRRCALSSITSFQMRDDRLTEVGYWCPPPA
- a CDS encoding decaprenyl-phosphate phosphoribosyltransferase translates to MAGVARTARPRQWLKNLLVLAAPLAAGVLVDGDTLWRIAIAFVAFCLAASGVYLLNDALDADADRQHPIKRTRPIAAGVVPVPLAYALGIALMVLGVAVGLLVGWPLALVVGVYLVLQVAYCVWLKHVAVIDIVIVSSGFLLRAIAGGVAVGVPLSHWFLLVAAFGSMLMVGGKRYAELVGAHDGARSRRSLKQYTDTYLRFVWQSAATIVILVYGMWAVTGGQYGTNTLLAYTLVPFVIAILRYCQHIDAGDAEAPEDIALHDRLLQVLALVWVLTLVAVLYLPLG